One stretch of Variovorax sp. TBS-050B DNA includes these proteins:
- a CDS encoding GlsB/YeaQ/YmgE family stress response membrane protein, whose amino-acid sequence MSIVWTILIGFIVGLVARAVKPGDDSAGFIVTTLIGVAGSLIVTYVGQALGWYTAGQGAGFIASVLGAIVLLVLYGLVKRKR is encoded by the coding sequence ATGAGCATCGTCTGGACCATCCTGATCGGGTTCATCGTGGGTCTGGTGGCACGGGCCGTCAAGCCGGGCGACGATTCCGCAGGCTTCATCGTGACCACGCTGATCGGCGTGGCGGGTTCGCTGATCGTGACCTATGTCGGCCAGGCTCTCGGCTGGTACACCGCCGGTCAGGGCGCGGGCTTCATCGCATCGGTCCTCGGCGCGATCGTGCTGCTCGTTCTCTACGGGCTGGTGAAGCGCAAGCGCTGA
- a CDS encoding SurA N-terminal domain-containing protein — MFDFFRKYNKIVMIFLFLLIIPSFVFFGVERYQNSGGDEKVARVDGHNITRPEWDLQHRNETDRIRQQSPNVDPTLLESDALRYATLERMVRDRVLAAAAAKSNVTISEERLSRIFAQDPGLASFRTPDGKFDRETFQRVTGRTPEQYEASMRSELATQQVLLGISGTAFTPPAVTAATINAFYDQREIQVARFAPDSFASKVTVSDADVETYYKDHAAQFQAPEQASIEYVVLDLEAAKKNVAVNEADLKTYYEQNAARFGTKEERRASHILITAPASASADERAKAKAKAEQLLAEVRKNPASFADVARKNSQDPGSAEKGGDLDFVTRGAMVKPFEDAMFALKKGDISDVVETEFGYHVIRLTDIKPAVVPPFEQVRATIESEVRAQQATQEFAKAAEAFTDTVYQQPDSLKPAADKLKLTVQTAANVSRTPAPGATGVLANRNFLNALFAADSLSRKQNTEAIEVGANQLAAGRITQYAPAHPMPLAEVKDKIRAQLVTERAAVMAKAEGEAKLAAWTTKADGATFGAPVTVSRRDAKAQPLPVIDAALRADPGKLPALVGVDLGPQGYAVVRVTKVVPRTPSAPEQAQQENAQVAQSVAAAEDAAYYNLLKERFKAEILVPKPADTLPVAAR, encoded by the coding sequence ATGTTTGATTTCTTCCGCAAGTACAACAAGATCGTCATGATTTTCTTGTTCTTGCTGATCATTCCCTCGTTCGTCTTCTTTGGCGTGGAGCGCTACCAGAACTCGGGTGGCGACGAGAAGGTGGCGCGCGTCGACGGCCACAACATCACGCGGCCCGAGTGGGACCTGCAGCATCGCAACGAGACCGACCGCATCCGCCAGCAGTCGCCCAACGTCGACCCCACGCTGCTCGAATCCGACGCGCTGCGCTATGCCACGCTCGAGCGCATGGTGCGCGATCGCGTGCTCGCAGCGGCAGCCGCCAAGTCGAACGTGACGATCTCCGAGGAACGGCTGTCGCGCATCTTCGCGCAGGACCCGGGCCTTGCCTCGTTCCGCACGCCCGACGGCAAGTTCGACCGCGAGACCTTCCAGCGCGTGACCGGCCGCACGCCCGAGCAGTACGAGGCTTCGATGCGCTCGGAACTGGCCACCCAGCAGGTGCTGCTCGGGATCTCGGGCACGGCGTTCACGCCGCCTGCAGTGACGGCCGCCACGATCAACGCCTTCTACGACCAGCGCGAGATCCAGGTGGCGCGCTTCGCCCCCGACAGCTTCGCGTCGAAGGTGACGGTGAGCGACGCCGACGTCGAGACCTACTACAAGGACCATGCAGCACAGTTCCAGGCGCCGGAGCAGGCGAGCATCGAATACGTGGTGCTCGACCTCGAAGCGGCCAAGAAGAACGTGGCAGTGAACGAAGCCGACCTGAAGACCTACTACGAACAGAACGCCGCGCGCTTCGGCACCAAGGAAGAACGCCGTGCGAGCCACATCCTGATCACCGCACCGGCCAGCGCATCGGCCGACGAGCGCGCGAAGGCCAAGGCGAAGGCGGAGCAACTGCTGGCCGAGGTGCGCAAGAACCCCGCGAGCTTTGCCGACGTCGCACGCAAGAACTCGCAGGACCCCGGCTCCGCGGAGAAGGGCGGCGACCTCGACTTCGTCACGCGCGGCGCGATGGTCAAGCCGTTCGAGGATGCGATGTTCGCGCTCAAGAAGGGCGACATCAGCGACGTGGTCGAGACCGAATTCGGCTATCACGTCATTCGCCTCACCGACATCAAGCCGGCCGTGGTGCCGCCCTTCGAGCAGGTGCGCGCCACCATCGAGAGCGAAGTGCGCGCGCAGCAGGCCACGCAGGAATTCGCGAAGGCCGCCGAAGCCTTCACCGACACCGTCTACCAGCAGCCCGACAGCCTCAAGCCGGCCGCGGACAAGCTCAAGCTCACCGTGCAGACGGCCGCCAACGTTTCGCGCACGCCCGCGCCGGGCGCCACCGGCGTGCTCGCGAACCGCAACTTCCTCAACGCGCTGTTCGCGGCCGATTCGCTGAGCCGCAAGCAGAACACCGAGGCGATCGAGGTCGGCGCCAACCAGCTCGCGGCGGGGCGCATCACGCAGTACGCGCCCGCGCATCCGATGCCGCTCGCGGAAGTGAAGGACAAGATCCGCGCGCAGCTCGTCACCGAGCGCGCGGCCGTCATGGCCAAGGCCGAAGGCGAGGCCAAGCTCGCCGCCTGGACCACCAAGGCCGACGGTGCCACCTTCGGCGCGCCGGTCACGGTGTCGCGTCGCGATGCGAAGGCGCAGCCGCTGCCGGTCATCGACGCCGCGCTGCGCGCCGACCCGGGCAAGCTGCCCGCGCTCGTGGGCGTGGACCTGGGGCCGCAAGGCTACGCGGTGGTGCGGGTGACGAAGGTCGTTCCGCGCACGCCCTCGGCGCCCGAGCAGGCGCAGCAGGAGAACGCGCAGGTGGCGCAGTCGGTGGCTGCCGCTGAGGATGCGGCCTACTACAACCTGCTGAAGGAACGCTTCAAGGCCGAGATCCTCGTGCCGAAGCCGGCCGACACCCTGCCCGTCGCTGCGCGCTGA
- a CDS encoding YbhB/YbcL family Raf kinase inhibitor-like protein, producing MLEKLPEVIGHALHGMRAGLDKIVFNALGVRQGMASISLDSVAFVDHGPLPPRYTADGEGVSPPLQWTGVPAGSVSLLLVVEDADSPTPNPLVHAIVVGLPAGDGKLDEAALPSRENDGDAALHVGRNSALQAAWLPPDPPPGHGIHRYAFQLFALDSAPEFSATPGREEVFDVLKAHAVASGLLIGTCERPDGAIKLPKTAPAGPLAAG from the coding sequence ATGCTCGAAAAACTGCCTGAGGTCATCGGTCACGCCCTGCACGGCATGCGTGCGGGGCTGGACAAGATCGTCTTCAACGCGCTGGGCGTGCGGCAAGGCATGGCGTCGATCTCGCTCGACAGCGTGGCCTTCGTGGACCACGGGCCGCTGCCGCCGCGCTACACCGCCGACGGGGAGGGCGTCTCGCCGCCGCTGCAATGGACCGGCGTGCCGGCCGGCAGCGTCTCGCTGCTGCTCGTGGTGGAAGACGCCGATTCGCCCACGCCGAATCCGCTGGTGCACGCCATCGTGGTGGGCCTGCCGGCCGGTGACGGAAAGCTCGACGAAGCCGCGCTCCCGAGCCGCGAGAACGACGGCGATGCGGCATTGCATGTGGGGCGCAACTCCGCGCTCCAGGCCGCCTGGCTGCCGCCCGATCCGCCGCCGGGGCACGGCATCCACCGCTATGCCTTCCAGCTGTTCGCGCTCGACAGCGCGCCGGAGTTTTCCGCAACGCCCGGACGCGAGGAGGTGTTCGACGTGCTCAAGGCGCATGCCGTGGCCAGCGGCCTGTTGATCGGCACCTGCGAGCGGCCGGACGGCGCGATCAAGCTGCCCAAGACCGCGCCAGCCGGCCCGCTGGCCGCCGGCTGA
- a CDS encoding histidine phosphatase family protein — MGTLYLVRHGQASFGAADYDNLSELGHRQSVRLGEYWRERGMHFDAVITGTLKRHRQTWEGIAKGLGLERDDVLPWPGLNEYDSEAVIATIHEGKLEKPDSPEMYRHHFRLLRDGLGAWMQGRTQPAGMPSYVDFLAGVTTALDHVRDRHHGAKVLVVSSGGPISTAVGHVLGTRPEVTIELNLRIRNTAVTEFAFTPKRHMLVTYNTLPHLDGPAYEGWVTYA, encoded by the coding sequence ATGGGAACCCTCTATCTCGTGCGCCACGGGCAGGCCAGCTTCGGTGCTGCCGACTACGACAACCTGAGCGAGCTCGGGCACCGGCAGTCCGTGCGCCTCGGGGAGTACTGGCGCGAGCGCGGCATGCATTTCGATGCCGTCATCACCGGCACGCTCAAGCGCCATCGGCAGACCTGGGAGGGCATCGCCAAGGGGCTGGGCCTCGAGCGCGACGACGTGCTGCCCTGGCCCGGCCTCAACGAGTACGACAGCGAAGCCGTCATTGCCACCATCCATGAAGGCAAGCTCGAAAAGCCCGATTCCCCCGAGATGTACCGGCACCATTTCCGGCTGCTTCGCGACGGTCTCGGTGCCTGGATGCAGGGCCGCACCCAGCCTGCCGGGATGCCGAGCTATGTCGACTTCCTGGCGGGCGTCACGACCGCGCTCGACCATGTGCGCGACAGGCACCATGGCGCCAAGGTGCTGGTGGTGTCGAGCGGCGGGCCGATCAGCACGGCCGTCGGGCACGTGCTCGGCACGCGTCCCGAAGTCACGATCGAACTGAACCTGCGCATCCGCAACACCGCGGTGACCGAATTCGCCTTCACGCCGAAGCGTCACATGCTCGTCACCTACAACACGCTGCCGCACCTCGACGGGCCGGCCTACGAAGGCTGGGTCACCTACGCCTGA
- the surE gene encoding 5'/3'-nucleotidase SurE gives MKILISNDDGFQAPGIVALHDALKDIADVEVVAPEHNNSAKSNALTLAAPLYVHKAHNGFRYVTGTPADCVHIALKGLLDYRPDLVVSGINNGANMGDDTIYSGTVGAAMEAYLFGIPAIAFSQIEKGWAHVDAAAQVARRLVQRIERERMVEQGAFLLNVNVPNRPLDELKPIKVCRLGRRHAAEKVITQESPRGETMYWIAGAGGAKDSGEGTDFHATAEGHVALTPLQIDLTDHANLAQWRETVTRLGN, from the coding sequence ATGAAGATTCTCATTTCCAACGACGATGGCTTTCAGGCGCCGGGCATCGTCGCCTTGCACGACGCGCTGAAGGACATCGCCGATGTCGAGGTGGTGGCACCCGAGCACAACAACAGCGCCAAGTCGAACGCCCTGACGCTGGCCGCGCCGCTCTACGTGCACAAGGCGCACAACGGATTCCGCTACGTGACCGGCACGCCGGCCGATTGCGTTCACATCGCGCTCAAGGGCCTGCTCGACTATCGGCCGGACCTCGTGGTCTCCGGCATCAACAACGGCGCCAACATGGGCGACGACACCATCTATTCGGGCACCGTGGGCGCGGCCATGGAGGCCTACCTGTTCGGCATTCCGGCCATTGCCTTCTCGCAGATCGAAAAAGGCTGGGCGCACGTCGATGCGGCCGCGCAGGTGGCGCGCCGGCTGGTCCAGCGGATCGAGCGCGAGCGCATGGTGGAGCAGGGCGCTTTCCTGCTCAACGTGAACGTGCCCAACCGTCCGCTCGACGAACTCAAGCCGATCAAGGTGTGCAGGCTCGGCCGCCGGCATGCGGCCGAGAAGGTCATCACGCAGGAAAGCCCGCGTGGCGAAACCATGTACTGGATCGCCGGTGCCGGCGGCGCCAAGGACAGCGGCGAAGGAACCGACTTCCATGCCACGGCGGAGGGCCACGTCGCACTGACGCCGCTCCAGATCGACCTGACCGACCACGCCAACCTGGCGCAATGGCGCGAGACGGTGACCCGTCTGGGCAACTGA
- a CDS encoding HU family DNA-binding protein, with protein sequence MNKTELIEHIAKNADISKAAATRALESTIGAIRTTLKKGGSVSLVGFGTFAVGKRAARTGRNPRTGDAIKIKAAKIPKFRPGKALKDALN encoded by the coding sequence GTGAACAAGACCGAACTGATTGAGCACATCGCAAAAAACGCCGATATTTCCAAGGCAGCCGCCACCCGCGCGCTTGAATCGACCATCGGCGCCATTCGTACCACGCTCAAAAAAGGCGGCTCCGTGTCGCTCGTCGGTTTCGGCACTTTCGCAGTCGGCAAGCGCGCCGCTCGCACCGGCCGCAATCCGCGCACCGGCGACGCGATTAAAATCAAGGCCGCCAAGATTCCGAAGTTCCGTCCGGGCAAGGCGCTGAAAGACGCGCTCAACTAA
- a CDS encoding peptidoglycan DD-metalloendopeptidase family protein, which produces MQGFGNRSWCAGVTLAVVLVIAGCAAPRGPAPVEDRGTMTRAPVAAPGGPLFTTDPSGKPLPGIENYGKPGYYAVRPGDTIRRIASETGQTWQNIARWNNLDNPDLIEVGQVLRVVPPVGPSTSVAAAPPSMSSEGATTKPVTPPSVIAPAAPASAASSGKSPVTASPSAPSSSGDEDLGWIWPAHGTLLAGFDDAKNKGFDIGGKAGDAVLAAADGRVVYAGAGLRGYGNLIILKHNNTYLTAYAHNQTLLVKEDQSVQKGQKIAEMGNSDADRVKLHFEIRRQGKPVDPARYLPAR; this is translated from the coding sequence ATGCAGGGTTTTGGCAATCGGAGTTGGTGCGCTGGTGTCACGTTGGCCGTTGTGCTCGTGATCGCGGGCTGCGCCGCACCGCGCGGGCCGGCGCCGGTCGAAGACCGGGGCACGATGACGCGTGCGCCCGTTGCGGCACCCGGCGGCCCGCTCTTCACCACCGACCCGTCGGGCAAGCCGCTGCCGGGCATCGAGAACTATGGCAAGCCGGGCTACTACGCCGTGCGCCCCGGGGACACGATTCGCCGCATCGCGAGCGAAACCGGCCAGACCTGGCAGAACATCGCCCGCTGGAACAACCTCGACAACCCCGACCTGATCGAAGTCGGCCAGGTGCTGCGCGTGGTTCCGCCGGTGGGGCCGTCCACCAGCGTGGCCGCCGCGCCGCCGTCGATGTCGTCCGAGGGGGCAACGACCAAGCCCGTCACGCCGCCATCGGTCATCGCACCCGCGGCGCCGGCCAGCGCGGCGTCGAGCGGCAAGTCGCCCGTCACTGCCTCGCCGTCGGCACCTTCGAGTTCGGGCGACGAGGACCTCGGCTGGATCTGGCCGGCCCACGGCACGCTGCTCGCGGGCTTCGACGATGCCAAGAACAAGGGCTTCGACATTGGCGGCAAGGCCGGCGACGCGGTGCTGGCCGCCGCCGATGGCCGCGTGGTCTACGCCGGTGCCGGCCTGCGAGGCTACGGCAACCTGATCATCCTGAAGCACAACAACACCTACCTCACGGCCTATGCGCACAACCAGACGCTGCTCGTGAAGGAAGACCAGTCGGTGCAAAAGGGCCAGAAGATCGCCGAGATGGGCAACAGCGACGCCGACCGCGTCAAGCTGCACTTCGAGATCCGTCGACAGGGCAAGCCTGTCGATCCGGCCCGCTACCTGCCGGCCCGGTAG
- a CDS encoding NADPH:quinone oxidoreductase family protein, translated as MHAWLCENPTGVDALTWKELPTPSPGPGQVLIEIKAASLNFPDLLIVQNKYQIKPPLPFVPGSEYAGVVQAVGEGVTHLKVGQNVACLSGTGGFATHTLAPAALCMPLPEGFGHVDAAAFIMIYATSWHALMDRAQLKAGETVLVLGAAGGVGTAAIQIAKAAGARVIAAASTDEKCELCRSIGADATINYTTHALPGGFRDAIKAATNGKGPDVIYDPVGGDFAEPAFRSIGWRGRYLVVGFASGPIPSLPLNLTLLKGASLVGVFWGDFAKREPKANAQMMAELAQWYGQGKIKPVIDSTMPMAELKAAYAHMGSRGVKGKLVMVN; from the coding sequence ATGCACGCATGGCTTTGCGAAAACCCCACCGGCGTCGACGCGCTGACCTGGAAGGAACTGCCGACGCCGTCGCCCGGTCCGGGCCAGGTGCTGATCGAGATCAAGGCCGCGAGCCTCAATTTTCCCGACCTGCTGATCGTCCAGAACAAGTACCAGATCAAGCCGCCGCTGCCCTTCGTGCCGGGTTCGGAATACGCCGGCGTGGTGCAGGCGGTGGGCGAAGGCGTCACCCACCTCAAGGTCGGACAGAACGTCGCCTGCCTTTCCGGCACCGGCGGATTCGCCACCCACACGCTCGCGCCCGCCGCGCTTTGCATGCCGCTGCCGGAAGGCTTCGGCCATGTGGACGCGGCGGCGTTCATCATGATCTACGCGACTTCGTGGCATGCACTGATGGACCGCGCCCAGCTCAAGGCCGGCGAGACCGTGCTGGTGCTCGGCGCCGCCGGCGGCGTGGGCACGGCCGCCATACAGATCGCCAAGGCCGCGGGCGCGCGCGTGATTGCGGCCGCCTCGACCGACGAGAAATGCGAACTTTGCCGCTCGATCGGCGCAGACGCCACGATCAACTACACGACGCATGCGCTGCCCGGCGGATTTCGCGATGCGATCAAGGCTGCGACCAACGGCAAGGGCCCCGATGTCATATACGACCCGGTCGGCGGCGATTTTGCGGAGCCCGCATTTCGCTCCATCGGCTGGCGCGGACGCTATTTGGTGGTCGGCTTTGCCTCCGGTCCGATTCCATCGCTGCCATTGAATCTGACGCTGTTGAAAGGTGCCTCGCTGGTCGGTGTGTTCTGGGGCGATTTCGCGAAGCGCGAGCCCAAGGCGAATGCACAAATGATGGCCGAATTGGCCCAGTGGTACGGGCAGGGAAAGATCAAGCCGGTGATCGACAGCACGATGCCGATGGCCGAATTGAAAGCGGCCTACGCCCACATGGGCTCGCGCGGCGTCAAAGGCAAACTCGTGATGGTGAACTGA
- a CDS encoding H-NS histone family protein: protein MASTLADINSQIKKYDEQIAQLRKQAEDLRNQERAGVIEDVRRKIAEYGLTAADLKLSARGGSVKRSAGAPVAKAAAKYRGPTGETWSGGRGRKPRWVTEALAAGKSLSEFEIK, encoded by the coding sequence ATGGCTTCGACCCTTGCCGATATCAATTCTCAGATCAAGAAGTACGACGAGCAGATTGCGCAATTGCGCAAGCAGGCCGAAGACCTTCGCAACCAAGAACGCGCTGGCGTGATTGAGGACGTGCGCAGGAAGATCGCCGAATACGGTTTGACCGCCGCGGACCTGAAACTCAGCGCGCGCGGCGGCTCGGTCAAGCGCAGCGCCGGTGCGCCTGTGGCAAAGGCAGCGGCCAAATACCGTGGTCCGACCGGCGAAACCTGGTCCGGTGGCCGTGGCCGCAAGCCGCGCTGGGTGACGGAAGCACTGGCCGCCGGCAAGTCGCTTTCGGAGTTCGAGATCAAGTAA
- the rlmD gene encoding 23S rRNA (uracil(1939)-C(5))-methyltransferase RlmD, translating to MESTTEEKKVPAKSPATAAGEWLKVESLDLDAQGVAHNAEGMVVFIEGALPFEEVQFNVHRRKNNWEQGTVTAIRRESSQRVRPGCPHFGLHTGACGGCKMQHLDAAAQVAVKQRALEDNLWHLGKVRPENLLRPMEGPAWHYRYRARLSVRHVVKKGTVLIGFHERKSRYLADMQVCPVLPQSVSAMLMPLRDLIASMDARDTCPQIELACGDAPGTTALGTIALVLRHLEPLSQADIGRLKAFAAQHQGVQWWLQAKGPDTVKLLEEGGMPLSYELPEFGVTMPFKPTDFTQVNPHINRALVGCALRLLDVGADERVIDWFCGLGNFTLPLASRAREVLGIEGSDTLVARAGDNFQRNQPATAARRALSPTRFVARNLFEMTPEMLVADGRADKWLVDPPREGAFALAKAMADLHQQPELRTGGWTPPKRIVYVSCNPSTLARDAGLLVHQAGYRCTFAGVVNMFPHTAHVESIAVFDLP from the coding sequence ATGGAATCCACCACCGAAGAAAAGAAAGTCCCCGCGAAATCCCCCGCCACCGCGGCCGGCGAATGGCTCAAGGTCGAGTCGCTCGACCTCGACGCGCAGGGCGTCGCCCACAATGCCGAAGGCATGGTCGTCTTCATCGAAGGTGCGCTGCCTTTCGAGGAAGTGCAGTTCAACGTGCACCGCCGCAAGAACAACTGGGAGCAGGGCACGGTCACCGCGATCCGGCGCGAATCGTCCCAGCGGGTGCGCCCCGGCTGCCCGCATTTCGGCCTGCACACCGGCGCCTGCGGCGGCTGCAAGATGCAGCACCTGGACGCGGCGGCGCAGGTCGCGGTGAAGCAGCGCGCGCTCGAGGACAACCTGTGGCACCTTGGCAAGGTGCGCCCCGAGAACCTGCTGCGGCCGATGGAAGGCCCCGCCTGGCACTACCGCTATCGGGCGCGGCTCTCGGTGCGCCACGTGGTCAAGAAGGGCACAGTGCTGATCGGCTTCCACGAGCGCAAGAGCCGCTATCTCGCGGACATGCAGGTCTGCCCCGTGCTGCCGCAGTCGGTCAGCGCGATGCTGATGCCGCTGCGCGACCTGATCGCCTCGATGGACGCGCGCGATACCTGCCCGCAGATCGAACTGGCCTGCGGGGACGCGCCGGGCACCACGGCGCTCGGCACCATCGCGCTGGTGCTTCGGCATCTGGAGCCGCTGTCCCAGGCCGACATCGGCCGGCTGAAGGCCTTTGCCGCGCAGCACCAGGGCGTTCAATGGTGGCTGCAGGCCAAGGGCCCCGACACGGTGAAGCTGCTGGAGGAGGGCGGCATGCCGCTCTCGTACGAACTGCCCGAGTTCGGCGTGACCATGCCGTTCAAGCCGACCGATTTCACGCAGGTCAACCCGCACATCAACCGCGCCCTCGTCGGGTGCGCGTTGCGGCTGCTCGACGTGGGCGCCGACGAGCGCGTGATCGACTGGTTCTGCGGCCTGGGCAATTTCACGCTGCCGCTGGCAAGCCGTGCGCGGGAAGTCCTGGGCATCGAAGGCAGCGACACGCTGGTGGCGCGCGCGGGCGACAACTTCCAGCGGAACCAGCCGGCCACCGCGGCCAGGCGGGCACTTTCGCCGACGCGCTTCGTGGCTCGCAACCTGTTCGAGATGACGCCCGAAATGCTGGTGGCCGACGGTCGCGCGGACAAGTGGCTGGTCGATCCGCCGCGCGAGGGCGCCTTCGCGCTGGCCAAGGCCATGGCCGACCTGCACCAGCAGCCTGAGCTTCGCACCGGCGGCTGGACGCCGCCGAAGCGCATCGTCTACGTGAGCTGCAATCCTTCGACGCTCGCGCGGGATGCCGGATTGCTCGTGCACCAGGCGGGCTACCGCTGCACGTTCGCGGGCGTGGTGAACATGTTTCCCCACACGGCCCACGTCGAGTCGATCGCGGTGTTCGACCTGCCATGA
- a CDS encoding tartrate dehydrogenase, with translation MTTHRIAVIAGDGIGKETMPEGLRVVDAAARKFGIDLKFDHFDFSSWDYCEKHGKMLPDDWKDQIGGHDAIYFGAVGWPEKIADHVSLWGSLLLFRREFDQYINLRPARLMPGITAPVVRRDGSPRQPGEIDMYIVRENTEGEYSSIGGRMYEGTPREIVVQETVMSRHGVDRVLKFAFELAQSRPKKHLTSATKSNGISITMPYWDERVAEMAKNYPGVKLDKFHIDILTAHFVQRPDFFDVVVASNLFGDILSDLGPACTGTIGIAPSANLNPERTTPSLFEPVHGSAPDIAGKGIANPIGQIWCGAMMLEFLGHKNAHDAILSTIEKVLAPQSGAPRTPDIGGTASTSDLGRAIAEAL, from the coding sequence ATGACCACCCACAGAATCGCAGTCATCGCCGGCGACGGCATCGGCAAGGAGACCATGCCCGAGGGCCTGCGCGTGGTCGATGCGGCGGCGCGCAAGTTCGGCATCGACCTGAAGTTCGATCACTTCGACTTCTCGAGCTGGGACTACTGCGAGAAGCACGGCAAGATGCTGCCCGACGACTGGAAGGACCAGATCGGCGGCCACGATGCCATCTACTTCGGCGCCGTGGGCTGGCCCGAGAAGATCGCCGACCACGTGTCGCTCTGGGGTTCGCTGCTGCTGTTCCGCCGCGAGTTCGACCAGTACATCAACCTGCGTCCCGCGCGCCTGATGCCCGGCATCACGGCGCCCGTGGTGCGGCGCGACGGCTCGCCGCGCCAGCCTGGCGAGATCGACATGTACATCGTGCGCGAGAACACCGAAGGCGAGTACTCGAGCATCGGCGGGCGCATGTACGAGGGCACGCCGCGCGAGATCGTGGTGCAGGAAACCGTGATGTCGCGCCACGGCGTGGACCGCGTGCTCAAGTTCGCCTTCGAGCTGGCCCAGTCACGCCCGAAGAAGCACCTGACGAGTGCGACCAAGTCGAACGGCATCTCGATCACCATGCCCTACTGGGACGAGCGCGTGGCCGAGATGGCGAAGAACTACCCGGGCGTGAAGCTCGACAAGTTCCACATCGACATCCTCACGGCCCACTTCGTGCAGCGGCCCGACTTCTTCGACGTGGTGGTCGCGAGCAACCTGTTCGGCGACATCCTCTCCGACCTGGGACCGGCCTGCACCGGCACCATCGGCATCGCACCGAGCGCGAACCTCAACCCCGAGCGGACCACGCCGTCGCTGTTCGAGCCGGTGCACGGTTCCGCGCCGGACATCGCGGGCAAGGGCATCGCCAACCCGATCGGCCAGATCTGGTGCGGCGCGATGATGCTCGAGTTCCTGGGCCACAAGAACGCGCACGACGCGATCCTGAGCACCATCGAAAAGGTGCTCGCGCCCCAAAGCGGCGCACCGCGCACGCCCGACATCGGCGGCACGGCGAGCACTTCGGACCTCGGCCGCGCCATTGCAGAAGCCCTTTGA
- a CDS encoding protein-L-isoaspartate(D-aspartate) O-methyltransferase: MPAVPARPMVPTTPSMASDAVRARMVQKLAAQGIGDARVLRALGAVERHRFVDSALVNQAYEDTSLPIGLGQTISKPSVVARMIELLLGAPALVGKPQERLGRVLEIGTGCGYQAAVLNHVATEVYSIERLRGLHERARANLRHFRLATVHLILGDGMIGYAKGAPYAGIIAAAGGEAVPQAWIDQLAVGGRIVAPTHSAGGGQALVVIDKTARGLERRILEAVHFVPLKSGIA, encoded by the coding sequence ATGCCGGCCGTGCCCGCGCGGCCGATGGTGCCGACCACGCCGTCGATGGCCTCCGACGCCGTGCGTGCGCGCATGGTGCAGAAGCTCGCGGCCCAGGGCATTGGCGACGCGCGCGTGCTGCGCGCACTCGGCGCAGTCGAGCGCCATCGCTTCGTGGACAGCGCACTGGTCAATCAGGCGTACGAAGACACCAGCCTGCCGATCGGGCTGGGACAGACGATTTCGAAGCCCAGCGTGGTCGCGCGCATGATCGAGCTGCTGCTGGGCGCGCCCGCGCTCGTCGGCAAGCCGCAGGAGCGGCTCGGGCGCGTGCTCGAGATCGGCACCGGCTGCGGCTACCAGGCCGCCGTGCTGAACCATGTGGCCACCGAGGTCTACAGCATCGAGCGGCTGCGCGGTTTGCACGAGCGCGCACGCGCCAACCTGCGGCACTTTCGCCTCGCGACGGTTCATCTGATCCTGGGCGACGGAATGATCGGCTACGCCAAGGGCGCGCCCTACGCGGGCATCATCGCCGCGGCGGGCGGCGAGGCGGTGCCGCAGGCATGGATCGATCAGCTCGCCGTCGGCGGTCGCATCGTGGCGCCAACACACTCGGCGGGGGGCGGACAGGCCCTCGTCGTCATCGACAAAACCGCCCGTGGACTCGAGCGCCGCATTCTTGAGGCGGTTCACTTTGTCCCCCTAAAATCGGGCATCGCTTGA